Within the Oscillatoria sp. FACHB-1406 genome, the region TTGCCGGAATACGGTGGCTAGAGGTTTATCTTGAGATACCGAAAGATCCATTACGCACTTATCAAGACAACGGTATTGTTTCAATTGTCGAACTTACGCAGGCAAACTCGGTTTCTAGGAAAAACCGTTAGCTTGGAAAAGAGCGATGCAGAAACCGGATTAGTGGCTCTTATCACGTGCAAGTCCCGATCGCAGCGTTTGCGCTCGTTAAATTTTTTAAGTCTAGCATGAGCTTTATCCCCCAAGACGCGATCGGTCGCATCGACAAGGGAATTTTGCCATTCCCTTCAATCCCCTACCGCCCTCACCGACTAACCCGTTTGCTCCCAACGGCGAATCCTATCCCTCGCAAGCCGTAATGGTAAGATTGGTGGGATTACTGACCCCCCGTGACGGCAGTTGCCATGAAGTCAAAACCGGGCAATGGATATTGACTTCATCGCCCTACAACTACGGTAAGGAGGTCAAAAACTTTCTCTCAAACACTATGCTAAATTTAAGCGGAAAAAATGCCCTCGTAACTGGTATTGCTAACAATCGCTCCATTGCTTGGGGAATTGCCCAACAACTCCACGCTGCCGGTGCAAACTTAGGCGTGACTTATCTTCCCGACGAAAAGGGACGCTTTGAGAAAAAAGTGCGCGAATTAGTCGAAGAACCGATCGCGCCTAGCATTTTTGTTCCCTGCGACGTTCAAAATGACGAGCAAATTCAAGAAGCTTTTAACACTGTTGCCGATAAATGGGGCAAACTCGACATTTTAATTCACTGTTTGGCCTTTGCCGATAAAGAAGGTTTATCCGGCGATTTTAGCGCCATTTCTCGCCAAGCCTTTTCCCAAGCTTTAGAAATTAGTACCTATTCTCTCGGTCGTTTGGCAGGGGCGGCTAAACCCTTAATGAACGAGGGCGGCAGTATCGTCACGCTCACCTATTTAGGCGGCGTTAGAGCGATCCCCAACTATAATTTAATGGGAGTCGCAAAAGCCGGTTTAGAGATGAGCGTGCGCTACCTCGCCGCCGAAATGGGACCTCATAATATCCGCGTTAATGCCATCTCAGCAGGGCCGATTCGTACCCTCGCATCTTCTGCCGTCGGGGGCATTCTCGATATGATTCACCACGTTGAAGAAGTTGCACCCCTGCGCCGCACGGTGACGCAAACCGAAGTCGGGAACGCCGCAGCTTTCTTGTGTAGCGATTTAGCCAGCGGCATCACCGGACAAGTATTATATGTCGATGCCGGTTACGAAATTATGGGAATGTAAATCGGGGGTAAGGAGCGATAAATTTAGTCCGAGCTTACTGTCCTCGAAGCTTTAAATAATTTAACCCTCGCCTCGGTTCGGAATTGTACCGGAGAGCGAGGGAAAAATTCAAAATTTCCCGACAGCTTGAACTCGATTTTGTATTTCTAGCAACTTACTGGAAATGCGCGGCTAACTTCATTCTGAGTTCCAGAAGTTTGAACTCTGTGATATTGCGGATGGTAATCGAACAACCATCTGCAAATTTTACAGCACTCAAGCAATACCAGTTCTGCTGGTCGTCATTTTCCCAATAAAATTCTTGCTCGATTTCTTCTCCCGTTTCAACAACTTCTACGAGTAAATCAAACAGGGTCGGAGTCAGTCGCTCTATCAACTTTTTCTGAATGGTGTTACCGATGAGTTCTTCTCGTTTTTGACCTAAGATTTTAGCAAAGGCGCGATTGGAAACCAAACAAGAAAAATCTTCGATTTCTTCGGTTGTCGTATCTCTTATCGCTTCTAAGGCAGCAATACCATCTTTAGAATTGTTCAACAAACTCGTCAGTAAAGTTCGAGATTGGGAGAGAATCTCTGAGGTTTGTTTATACTGTTCGATTTGCTTCATTAGCTGGAGTTTTTGCTGCTGAATATTGAGGAGATTTGAATCCTTGCCGAGAGATTCTTCTGGCTCAAAAATTTTAGCCATATCAACTCCAACCACTTTTATCGTTCTCACCTTATTGGTGATTTTGTAGGGCGCACTTAATAAAACGATCGGGATGTCCGCGCTGGCTTCATCCGCTTTTAAGGATTGGTAGATATCATAGCCATTCATTAGGGGCATTTCAATATTCAGTAAAATCAGATCGGGTGAGTGATGGCGGATTATTATTAATGCCATCTTACCGCTGGTGACACCGCGAACATTATAGCCCCGTTTGCTCAATACTTTTGTTAAGAATTCTAAGTTCTTAATTGAGTCGTCAATAATTAAAATGTTACCTTTAGGATGTTCATTTCGATGAGAATCTCTTTCCCCTCGATTGTCTGGAGTAGAAGGATTTTTGTTGCTTTGCTCTTCCATAATGCGTCGAAAGTTATTTTTAGTTATTTTTTCTCCACATACGTTTGAAAGGCATTGCCATAACGCAGCAGCTAAATCTTTAATATAACCAAGGCTTAAATATAACCGTTCGGCAACAGTGGTATAGGTTTCATTGTTCCAAGCTGCCTTAAGGATTTCTCTTTCTGGGAGAGTTAGTTGTTTCCCAGTTTGAGCGTTTAAGAGTGCTTCTATAAGTTGGAGTGCTTCTTCGCTTGTCATAATTGACCTGATACTTTTCGGGCAGAGTATTTGCATTGTGTCAATCACCTCCGTTTGCGATCGCTCGGTAGGCATCTTGGTCTAGTTAAAGTTCATATTGATTACCAGATTGCACCCTTTTCTTAGCTAGCGAGCAAACTTTTTTCTATTTTTGTACAATAGCTCGGTAAAAACACTAAATTTAGTTTGCACTTCCTAATTGAATTGCACAACTCAAGTTTGACGTTTTAATTCTTTAAAGGAATATTCACTGACAGCG harbors:
- a CDS encoding response regulator, with translation MTSEEALQLIEALLNAQTGKQLTLPEREILKAAWNNETYTTVAERLYLSLGYIKDLAAALWQCLSNVCGEKITKNNFRRIMEEQSNKNPSTPDNRGERDSHRNEHPKGNILIIDDSIKNLEFLTKVLSKRGYNVRGVTSGKMALIIIRHHSPDLILLNIEMPLMNGYDIYQSLKADEASADIPIVLLSAPYKITNKVRTIKVVGVDMAKIFEPEESLGKDSNLLNIQQQKLQLMKQIEQYKQTSEILSQSRTLLTSLLNNSKDGIAALEAIRDTTTEEIEDFSCLVSNRAFAKILGQKREELIGNTIQKKLIERLTPTLFDLLVEVVETGEEIEQEFYWENDDQQNWYCLSAVKFADGCSITIRNITEFKLLELRMKLAAHFQ
- the fabI gene encoding enoyl-ACP reductase FabI; amino-acid sequence: MLNLSGKNALVTGIANNRSIAWGIAQQLHAAGANLGVTYLPDEKGRFEKKVRELVEEPIAPSIFVPCDVQNDEQIQEAFNTVADKWGKLDILIHCLAFADKEGLSGDFSAISRQAFSQALEISTYSLGRLAGAAKPLMNEGGSIVTLTYLGGVRAIPNYNLMGVAKAGLEMSVRYLAAEMGPHNIRVNAISAGPIRTLASSAVGGILDMIHHVEEVAPLRRTVTQTEVGNAAAFLCSDLASGITGQVLYVDAGYEIMGM